Proteins from a genomic interval of Clostridium sp. AN503:
- the iadA gene encoding beta-aspartyl-peptidase, producing MPGILLVKNADLYAPEHLGRRDILIVNGEVLAVTETPMADSIVDGFNLCGVPVRVLDAAGRRVIPGYVDQHVHIIGGGGEAGPYSRTPEVVLSDVVSAGVTTLVGVLGTDGTGRHPESLLAKARGLETEGVSAYILTGSYELPLRTMTGDARRDIILIDKVLGIGEIALSDHRSSQPAKDELKRILTQARLGGMLSGKAGVVQFHMGVGKAGLKLLFEILEETEIPARHFIPTHVNRAFPLFEQAKEFARRGGYIDLTSGIRESDGFSDCIKPSEAIRICMEEGVPMDRLTMSSDGNGSMSVPLPDGSARLLVTRLSSLHEEIRDAVSAGVPVETAVRVCGENPARANGLWPRKGCIHPGSDGDLLILDDGFEIDTVVAKGRIMVEGGAVKVKGTFEE from the coding sequence ATGCCGGGTATATTACTGGTTAAAAATGCGGATCTGTATGCTCCGGAGCATCTGGGACGCAGGGATATCCTGATCGTGAACGGGGAGGTCCTGGCGGTGACAGAGACACCCATGGCAGACAGCATTGTGGATGGATTCAACCTTTGCGGCGTCCCGGTCAGGGTACTGGACGCAGCCGGGCGGAGGGTGATACCCGGCTATGTGGACCAGCATGTGCATATCATCGGCGGAGGCGGTGAGGCGGGGCCTTACAGCCGCACGCCGGAGGTGGTCCTAAGCGATGTGGTTTCCGCCGGGGTGACAACGCTAGTGGGAGTCCTTGGCACCGATGGGACAGGGCGCCATCCGGAGTCACTTCTGGCAAAGGCCAGAGGGCTGGAGACGGAGGGCGTCAGCGCCTACATCCTGACCGGTTCCTATGAGCTTCCGCTGCGGACCATGACCGGGGATGCGCGCCGGGATATCATCCTGATCGACAAGGTGCTGGGGATCGGAGAGATCGCTCTTTCAGACCACCGGTCTTCCCAGCCTGCGAAGGATGAGTTAAAACGTATCCTGACCCAGGCGCGGCTGGGCGGTATGCTCTCCGGGAAAGCGGGGGTGGTCCAGTTCCATATGGGAGTGGGGAAGGCCGGCCTCAAGCTGCTGTTTGAGATCCTGGAGGAGACGGAGATTCCCGCAAGGCATTTTATTCCGACCCATGTGAACCGTGCGTTCCCGCTGTTTGAGCAGGCAAAGGAATTTGCGCGCAGGGGCGGTTATATTGATCTGACTTCCGGCATCCGGGAGAGCGACGGGTTTTCTGACTGTATCAAACCCAGTGAGGCCATCCGGATCTGCATGGAGGAGGGAGTGCCCATGGACCGTCTGACCATGAGCTCCGACGGCAACGGCAGCATGAGCGTGCCTCTGCCGGACGGGAGCGCGCGGCTTCTGGTCACAAGGCTGTCCTCCCTGCACGAGGAGATCCGGGACGCGGTATCTGCCGGTGTGCCGGTGGAGACGGCGGTCCGCGTCTGTGGGGAGAATCCGGCCCGGGCAAACGGACTGTGGCCCCGGAAGGGCTGTATCCATCCAGGCAGCGACGGGGATCTGCTGATCCTGGATGATGGTTTTGAGATCGATACGGTGGTAGCGAAGGGCAGGATCATGGTGGAAGGCGGCGCCGTGAAGGTTAAGGGAACGTTTGAGGAATAG
- the ilvD gene encoding dihydroxy-acid dehydratase translates to MKERTYYNTLLQGDEGALKRALYKSMGFTDEALEKPLIAIVNTYTNATPGHYNLNEVCAQAERGIRAAGGTAMTFGTIAPCDGIAEGHDGMRYILPSRDLITSSVECMVRAHRFDGMVLLGSCDKIVPGLLMAAARLDIPAVFCNSGPMMPASYKGKHYDGNIVTEAVGWKKRGEIDEAEFERIENLAEPCCGSCAMLGTANTMGCMAEAMGMSLPGSAVIPAVYAERMQMAYETGRAVMKLVEAGISARQIITRRSIENAIAVLMGIGGSTNAIMHLQAIHKEAGLGRLDLDVFDALSRRVPQIASVYPASPYDMVDFYEAGGVPAVMKELSAYLHPDCLTVTKDTVADYVLKAQESARREVIRTAKDPFARTGGVAVLKGNLAPLGAVVKPAAIPEHLMKVSGKARVFHSEQEACHAVLDGRVEPGSMVVLRYEGPKGGPGMPEMYRPMKCLEGMGLSDSCAIITDGRFSGSNRGCFVGHISPEAYEGGTLALVEDGDEIVIDVPKRRLGLCVSDAELEERRQHFVRPEKEIPDGYLKTYRRIGRSAAEGAVVE, encoded by the coding sequence ATGAAAGAGAGAACGTACTACAATACCCTGCTCCAGGGGGATGAGGGAGCGCTGAAGCGCGCGCTTTACAAATCTATGGGATTCACGGATGAGGCCCTGGAAAAGCCGCTGATCGCCATTGTTAATACTTACACCAACGCGACGCCGGGACATTACAATCTAAATGAAGTCTGTGCCCAGGCAGAGCGTGGGATCCGGGCAGCAGGCGGCACCGCCATGACCTTTGGAACCATTGCACCCTGTGACGGGATCGCTGAGGGGCATGACGGAATGCGCTATATCCTGCCGTCGCGGGATTTGATCACGTCCTCCGTGGAATGTATGGTCCGGGCGCACCGGTTTGACGGCATGGTGCTCCTGGGGTCCTGCGACAAGATCGTGCCGGGACTGCTCATGGCGGCGGCGCGGCTGGATATTCCCGCGGTGTTCTGCAACAGCGGGCCTATGATGCCTGCCTCCTACAAGGGAAAACACTACGACGGGAATATTGTCACAGAAGCGGTTGGCTGGAAGAAGCGCGGCGAGATCGATGAGGCGGAATTTGAGCGGATTGAAAATCTGGCGGAGCCGTGCTGCGGTTCCTGCGCCATGCTGGGGACAGCCAATACCATGGGATGTATGGCGGAAGCCATGGGCATGAGTCTGCCGGGGAGCGCCGTGATACCAGCCGTCTACGCCGAGCGGATGCAGATGGCCTATGAGACGGGGCGGGCAGTGATGAAGCTGGTGGAGGCAGGGATCTCTGCGCGCCAGATCATCACACGCAGGTCCATCGAGAACGCCATTGCGGTGCTGATGGGGATCGGAGGCTCCACCAATGCGATCATGCACCTGCAGGCGATCCATAAGGAGGCGGGGCTTGGCAGGCTGGACTTGGATGTGTTCGATGCGCTCAGCCGAAGGGTTCCCCAGATAGCGTCGGTGTATCCGGCGTCGCCTTATGATATGGTGGACTTTTACGAGGCGGGCGGCGTTCCCGCAGTGATGAAAGAGCTGAGTGCATACCTTCATCCGGACTGCCTGACCGTGACGAAGGATACGGTTGCCGACTATGTGCTTAAGGCGCAGGAGAGCGCCCGCCGGGAAGTGATACGCACAGCCAAAGATCCATTTGCCCGGACCGGCGGAGTGGCGGTCCTGAAGGGGAATCTGGCTCCCCTCGGTGCGGTGGTGAAGCCGGCGGCGATCCCGGAGCATCTGATGAAGGTGAGCGGAAAGGCCAGGGTATTCCACAGTGAACAGGAAGCCTGCCATGCAGTTTTGGACGGCAGGGTGGAGCCGGGCAGTATGGTGGTGCTGCGCTATGAGGGGCCCAAGGGCGGACCGGGGATGCCGGAGATGTACCGTCCGATGAAATGCCTGGAGGGAATGGGCCTGTCCGACAGCTGTGCCATCATCACGGACGGGAGATTTTCCGGTTCCAACCGGGGATGCTTTGTGGGCCATATCTCGCCGGAGGCATATGAAGGGGGGACCTTAGCCCTGGTGGAGGATGGGGATGAGATCGTGATCGATGTGCCAAAGCGGAGGCTGGGGCTTTGCGTGAGCGACGCAGAGCTGGAAGAGAGAAGACAGCATTTTGTAAGGCCTGAAAAGGAGATTCCGGACGGATATCTGAAGACCTACCGCAGGATCGGGAGATCGGCGGCGGAAGGCGCGGTCGTGGAGTAG
- the iadA gene encoding beta-aspartyl-peptidase gives MIKLLKNANVYAPEPLGKKDILIEGEKILRMDDCISGYDGLPDVEVYDLEGKTLVPGYIDLHVHITGGGGEQGPTSRVPESQLSVFLVNGITTVVGLLGTDGVTRSVENLVAKARALTEEGMTAYTLTSAYGYPPTTITGSVEKDIMMIPPMIGVKVAVSDHRSSNPTGEELVRLATAARRAGLLSCTPGLVTMHMGSGKGGLDPIFYVLDNSDVPVKNLLPTHMLRTPELIDQGAELVRRGGYMDCTAGGDDEELETEAEKLMELLSRDGVTADHVTLSSDAYGSQPRFNENGECIGLTYASPKYLHRTIQSLVGRGMALEEALKLLTSTPAVLLGQEGRKGCVAEGADADLLILGDGLEIDSLIARGQRALWKGELLMKGRFE, from the coding sequence ATGATAAAATTACTTAAAAATGCAAATGTATATGCGCCGGAGCCGCTGGGGAAAAAGGATATCCTGATCGAGGGTGAGAAGATCCTGCGGATGGATGACTGTATCTCCGGCTATGACGGGCTTCCTGATGTGGAGGTCTATGACCTGGAGGGGAAAACCCTGGTTCCGGGCTATATCGACCTGCATGTGCATATCACAGGCGGCGGTGGGGAGCAGGGACCGACATCCCGCGTACCGGAATCCCAGCTCAGTGTGTTCCTGGTAAATGGGATCACCACGGTGGTCGGGCTTTTGGGCACAGACGGCGTGACCCGCAGCGTGGAGAATCTGGTGGCGAAGGCCCGTGCCCTGACCGAGGAGGGGATGACCGCCTACACACTGACCAGCGCTTATGGTTATCCGCCAACTACGATCACGGGGAGTGTGGAAAAGGACATCATGATGATCCCGCCGATGATCGGCGTAAAGGTTGCTGTGTCTGACCACAGAAGTTCCAATCCTACAGGGGAGGAGTTGGTACGGCTTGCGACAGCGGCGCGGCGCGCCGGGCTTTTGAGCTGTACGCCGGGACTGGTGACCATGCATATGGGTTCCGGAAAAGGCGGTTTAGACCCAATATTCTATGTGCTGGACAACTCGGACGTGCCGGTGAAGAATCTGCTTCCCACCCATATGCTCCGCACACCGGAGCTGATCGACCAGGGTGCAGAGCTGGTGCGGCGCGGCGGTTATATGGACTGCACGGCTGGCGGCGACGACGAGGAGCTGGAGACAGAGGCGGAAAAGCTGATGGAGTTATTGAGCCGGGACGGCGTCACGGCCGACCATGTGACATTATCAAGCGATGCATATGGAAGCCAGCCTCGTTTTAATGAAAATGGTGAGTGCATTGGCCTGACCTATGCATCCCCCAAGTATCTTCACAGGACGATCCAGAGCCTGGTGGGCAGAGGTATGGCGCTTGAGGAAGCGCTGAAGCTTCTGACCTCCACCCCGGCGGTCCTTCTGGGACAGGAGGGAAGGAAGGGATGTGTGGCGGAAGGCGCGGATGCGGACCTTCTGATCCTGGGGGACGGGCTTGAGATTGACAGCCTGATCGCCAGGGGGCAGCGGGCCCTCTGGAAGGGAGAGCTGCTCATGAAGGGAAGATTTGAATAA
- a CDS encoding helix-turn-helix domain-containing protein — MMNQMEQRLFALLGSEQYETRIRKAGIFRFPSNYRFESHAHREYEINYINTGCCIMGVEENYVPLRQGECIVIAPGQSHCFIVDMQKACKITQLEAVIRFPEAMAEGLPFPAMDSPYCKLHGCEKLLPLLERISYFHRAGELSEADQVQLDFGLLELYAMLSEEFAGQCGGAEDREKEMGQVGEIIRHIHENLDQELNMEELAAEYGISSRYVRRFFQEQMGMGSNEYITMLRIGRAKQLLWRPEYSVTEVALMSGFSSSQYFCRVFRRQTGTTPAEYRKLWRENAV; from the coding sequence ATGATGAATCAAATGGAGCAGAGATTGTTTGCACTGCTTGGCTCAGAGCAGTATGAAACGCGGATCCGGAAAGCCGGTATCTTCCGTTTTCCGTCCAATTACCGGTTTGAGAGCCATGCCCATCGGGAATATGAGATCAATTATATCAATACGGGATGCTGTATTATGGGAGTGGAGGAAAACTATGTGCCGCTCCGCCAGGGAGAATGCATCGTGATTGCCCCGGGCCAGTCCCACTGTTTTATAGTGGATATGCAGAAGGCCTGTAAGATCACGCAGCTGGAAGCCGTCATCCGGTTTCCGGAAGCTATGGCGGAGGGACTGCCGTTTCCTGCCATGGACTCCCCCTATTGTAAGCTTCACGGCTGTGAGAAGCTGCTGCCTCTGTTGGAGCGGATCAGCTATTTTCACAGGGCGGGTGAGCTGTCGGAGGCAGATCAGGTACAGCTTGACTTTGGACTGTTGGAGCTCTATGCGATGCTTTCTGAGGAGTTTGCAGGGCAGTGCGGCGGAGCAGAAGATCGTGAAAAGGAGATGGGACAGGTCGGGGAGATCATCCGCCACATCCATGAAAACCTGGACCAGGAGCTGAATATGGAGGAGCTGGCGGCAGAATATGGCATCAGTTCCCGCTATGTGCGGCGGTTTTTCCAGGAACAGATGGGAATGGGCAGCAACGAGTATATCACGATGCTCAGGATCGGGAGGGCAAAGCAGCTGTTATGGCGCCCGGAATATTCCGTGACAGAGGTAGCGCTCATGAGCGGCTTCTCCAGCTCCCAGTACTTTTGCAGGGTGTTCCGCAGACAGACGGGAACGACGCCTGCGGAATACCGGAAGCTGTGGAGAGAAAACGCGGTGTGA
- a CDS encoding RraA family protein — MVAWENDRELFEMMKKELYSAVLGDILDKMGYLHQFLPWRIQPLDLNMVVAGRAMTVLEADAFEELSDGQNPVMKKPFGLMLEALDDLKENEVYICTGSSPSYALVGELMCTRMQILKAAGAVVNGFHRDTKGILELGFPCFSYGRYAQDQGPRGKVIDFRVPIEIEGVRVNPGDIVFGDLDGVLVIPKEIEHEVITRAYEKATGEKMVAEAIRGGMGAKESFERHGIM; from the coding sequence ATGGTTGCATGGGAAAATGACAGGGAATTGTTTGAGATGATGAAAAAGGAGCTGTACTCTGCAGTGCTGGGAGATATCCTGGATAAAATGGGATATCTGCACCAGTTCCTGCCGTGGCGGATCCAGCCTCTGGATCTTAATATGGTCGTGGCAGGCCGGGCCATGACGGTGCTGGAGGCAGATGCATTTGAGGAGCTTTCTGACGGGCAGAATCCGGTCATGAAAAAGCCCTTTGGCCTGATGTTGGAGGCGCTGGATGACCTAAAGGAAAATGAAGTCTATATCTGCACCGGGTCATCGCCGTCCTATGCTCTGGTGGGGGAGCTGATGTGCACCCGGATGCAGATCTTAAAGGCGGCAGGCGCAGTAGTAAACGGATTCCACCGGGATACCAAAGGGATCCTGGAACTGGGATTCCCGTGCTTTTCTTATGGCAGGTACGCCCAGGATCAGGGGCCGCGGGGAAAGGTCATCGACTTTCGGGTGCCGATCGAGATCGAGGGCGTCCGTGTGAATCCAGGAGATATCGTGTTTGGGGATCTGGATGGTGTGCTGGTCATCCCAAAGGAGATCGAGCATGAGGTCATTACCCGCGCTTACGAAAAGGCGACTGGGGAAAAGATGGTGGCGGAGGCGATCCGGGGCGGTATGGGAGCAAAGGAATCCTTTGAGCGGCACGGGATCATGTAA
- a CDS encoding sugar ABC transporter ATP-binding protein, whose translation MDSVLEFQHISKYFPGVKALDDVSFQARSGEVLAFLGENGAGKSTLLKVLNGDYQPTSGKYLLDGVEKHFQSPHEAIEEGISIIYQERQILLELSVAENIYLGRMPVNRFGFIDKRRANEMALQIIEDFGLPISPSTKVKDLSIAYQQMVEIMKAYSRENLKVICFDEPTASLSDSEIESLFKIIAKLKAEGKIIIYVSHRMDEIQRITDKVAIFKDGRYVDTVKTGVVPEAEMIRMMVGRDLGDIYKNLDRDKKIGEVLLEVKNVSSDYVKANSFVLRAGEVLGFSGLVGAGRTELMRAIIGADPLRTGEVYLEGKRIQNRSPHEAMEHGIVLVPEDRKLQGILSNLSVSENINISLLDEHSNRLGFVSTAKEDKNAEDGIRKFKIKTPSKDKKIVELSGGNQQKCIVARWISTNPKVLILDEPTKGIDVGAKSEFYQMICEFAKQGLGVILVSSELPEVIGLSDRIIVMKSLQIAGEVSREEATESKLLSLGMIGEVQEA comes from the coding sequence ATGGACAGCGTATTGGAGTTTCAGCATATTTCCAAATATTTTCCGGGAGTAAAAGCCCTGGACGATGTATCCTTTCAGGCCCGGTCCGGGGAGGTCTTAGCCTTTCTTGGAGAAAACGGCGCTGGAAAGTCAACGCTCCTTAAGGTGCTGAACGGAGATTATCAGCCGACCAGCGGCAAATACCTGTTAGACGGAGTGGAGAAACATTTTCAGTCCCCGCATGAAGCCATAGAGGAAGGGATATCCATTATCTATCAGGAACGTCAGATATTACTGGAGCTTTCCGTGGCGGAGAATATCTATCTTGGCAGGATGCCGGTCAACCGGTTCGGATTTATTGACAAGCGCAGGGCCAATGAGATGGCGCTTCAGATCATCGAGGACTTTGGGCTGCCGATCAGCCCATCCACAAAGGTAAAGGATTTAAGCATTGCTTACCAGCAGATGGTTGAGATCATGAAGGCGTATTCCAGAGAGAATTTAAAGGTCATATGTTTTGACGAACCGACCGCTTCTTTGTCAGATTCAGAGATCGAGTCCCTGTTTAAGATCATTGCAAAGCTGAAAGCGGAGGGGAAGATCATCATTTATGTTTCCCACCGTATGGATGAGATCCAGAGGATCACGGACAAGGTGGCGATCTTTAAGGACGGGCGTTATGTAGATACGGTGAAGACGGGCGTTGTCCCGGAGGCGGAGATGATCCGCATGATGGTAGGACGCGATCTGGGAGATATCTACAAAAATCTGGACCGGGACAAGAAGATCGGCGAGGTGCTTTTAGAGGTGAAGAATGTCTCCTCGGATTATGTAAAAGCCAATTCCTTTGTACTGAGGGCAGGCGAGGTGCTGGGATTCTCAGGACTGGTCGGGGCCGGACGCACAGAGCTGATGCGCGCCATCATCGGGGCGGACCCTTTGAGGACCGGAGAGGTGTATCTGGAGGGGAAACGGATCCAGAACCGGTCTCCTCATGAGGCCATGGAGCACGGCATTGTTTTGGTACCGGAGGACAGAAAACTCCAGGGGATCCTTTCAAACTTGAGTGTAAGTGAGAATATCAATATCTCCCTGCTGGATGAACACTCCAACAGGCTGGGGTTCGTCAGCACGGCAAAAGAGGATAAAAACGCGGAAGACGGAATCCGCAAGTTTAAGATCAAGACGCCGTCTAAGGATAAAAAGATCGTAGAGCTGTCCGGAGGCAACCAGCAGAAATGCATCGTGGCGCGCTGGATCAGCACCAATCCGAAGGTCCTGATCTTAGACGAGCCGACCAAGGGCATCGACGTAGGGGCAAAGTCGGAATTTTATCAGATGATCTGTGAGTTTGCAAAGCAGGGGCTGGGCGTGATCCTGGTGTCCTCTGAGCTTCCTGAAGTGATCGGGCTTTCCGACAGGATCATCGTTATGAAATCATTGCAGATTGCAGGAGAAGTTTCCAGGGAGGAAGCTACGGAAAGTAAGCTTCTGAGCCTGGGCATGATTGGGGAGGTACAGGAAGCATGA
- a CDS encoding SDR family oxidoreductase, translating to MDRKTALITGAAKGIGRQIALELAKAGYNIVVNYRSDRLAADEVCRQAEAWGARALPIYADISVVEDIRKMYREAIGAFDHLDVVVNNAGISSEVYFLEATEEMFDRMTAIDWKGLYFSSQIAALHMVEKGIRGVIVNVSSNQVDGSWPRATIYGPTKAAVSKFTKNAAMELSQKGIRMVAVAPGYTDVGWEPGDIRLEAAARLPFKRFATTTEIARGVVYLASEDADYITGTTLTIDGGATLPVVAANDFV from the coding sequence ATGGACAGAAAAACGGCGCTGATTACCGGCGCGGCAAAGGGAATCGGCAGGCAGATCGCGCTGGAGCTGGCGAAGGCGGGATACAATATCGTGGTAAATTACCGCAGTGACAGGCTGGCGGCAGACGAGGTATGCCGTCAGGCAGAAGCGTGGGGGGCGAGGGCGCTCCCAATATATGCGGACATATCCGTGGTGGAGGATATCAGGAAGATGTACCGGGAGGCAATCGGGGCGTTTGACCATCTGGATGTGGTGGTCAACAATGCAGGGATCAGTTCGGAGGTCTATTTTCTGGAGGCGACGGAGGAGATGTTTGACAGGATGACCGCTATTGACTGGAAGGGACTCTACTTCAGCAGCCAGATCGCGGCTCTTCATATGGTGGAGAAAGGGATCCGGGGCGTGATCGTCAATGTTTCCTCCAACCAGGTGGACGGCTCCTGGCCCCGGGCGACCATCTATGGCCCCACAAAAGCGGCTGTCTCCAAATTTACGAAAAATGCCGCAATGGAGTTGTCGCAGAAGGGCATCCGCATGGTCGCGGTTGCGCCGGGATACACGGATGTGGGCTGGGAACCGGGAGACATCCGTCTCGAGGCTGCAGCGCGGCTGCCGTTTAAACGGTTCGCAACAACCACAGAGATCGCAAGGGGCGTCGTGTATCTGGCGTCGGAGGACGCGGATTATATCACCGGGACTACGCTGACGATCGACGGGGGAGCCACGCTCCCGGTAGTGGCGGCCAATGACTTTGTGTAA
- a CDS encoding N-acetylmuramoyl-L-alanine amidase encodes MADSRKVIIDAGHGGQEPGAIYQGRQEKTDTLRLALAVGQILSENGVDVGYTRVTDVYQSPFEKAQMANQWGADFFLSLHRNAMPVPGTASGTESLVYANEGEAAMLASNINEQLRDMGWKDLGIIERPGLIVLRRTEMPAVLVEAGFIDNEADNMFFDANFQKVAQAIADGVLETLREAEAGPEYYQIQVGAYENRDMAEQLLKQLQAEGMPAFIVADDGLYKVRVGAYLNLDNAAWMEKTLRSMGYPTMMVRERAVY; translated from the coding sequence TTGGCGGATTCCAGAAAGGTTATCATCGATGCCGGACATGGCGGCCAGGAACCGGGCGCCATCTATCAGGGCAGGCAGGAGAAGACAGATACATTGAGGCTGGCGCTGGCGGTAGGCCAGATTTTAAGTGAAAATGGTGTGGATGTTGGATATACAAGAGTGACGGACGTTTATCAGAGCCCGTTTGAGAAGGCGCAGATGGCGAACCAGTGGGGGGCTGATTTTTTCCTGTCCCTGCACCGCAATGCCATGCCGGTTCCGGGGACGGCTTCCGGGACGGAGAGTCTTGTATATGCAAATGAGGGGGAGGCGGCGATGCTGGCTTCCAATATCAATGAACAGCTGAGGGATATGGGCTGGAAGGACTTAGGCATCATTGAGCGGCCAGGGCTGATCGTACTTCGCCGGACAGAGATGCCGGCTGTGCTGGTGGAGGCTGGCTTCATCGACAATGAGGCAGACAACATGTTCTTTGACGCCAATTTCCAGAAGGTGGCGCAGGCCATTGCAGACGGGGTGTTGGAAACGCTGCGTGAGGCAGAAGCGGGACCGGAATATTATCAGATTCAGGTCGGAGCCTATGAGAACCGTGATATGGCGGAGCAGCTTCTTAAGCAGCTCCAGGCGGAAGGCATGCCGGCATTTATTGTGGCGGACGACGGGCTTTATAAGGTGCGCGTCGGCGCGTATCTAAACCTGGACAATGCGGCATGGATGGAGAAGACCCTGAGGAGCATGGGATATCCAACCATGATGGTACGGGAGCGGGCAGTATACTAA
- a CDS encoding SMP-30/gluconolactonase/LRE family protein: MPNCILGEGCMWNEQEGLLYFTDIEAGVIYALDTDQMSVKPEDLPVRSRRQDGRTGCMVFHRDGGLVAAVTDKLVYQNWSDGRKEVLLRQDFPDMIRYNDGKCDRYGNLWVGTMAVSQDLPGAQGCGSLYCIRDGKAVAEYPGYTIPNGLDWNEDGSIFYHIDTPLRRIDAYEVEDQIHLKNRHPIVQVSEGDGSPDGMCADENGNLWTAMWGGSKVVCFEASTGRKLEEVEVPEPYVSCCCFGGRDGTSLFITTARAEDGTGGQIYRAETGIRGGRRYRYGIEK; this comes from the coding sequence ATGCCGAATTGTATTCTTGGAGAGGGGTGCATGTGGAATGAACAGGAGGGATTGCTGTATTTCACGGATATCGAAGCCGGGGTGATCTATGCACTGGATACGGACCAGATGTCCGTGAAGCCGGAGGATCTGCCGGTCCGAAGCCGCCGTCAGGATGGAAGGACCGGGTGTATGGTGTTTCACAGAGATGGCGGGCTGGTTGCGGCGGTGACGGACAAGCTGGTGTACCAGAATTGGTCTGACGGGAGAAAAGAGGTGCTTCTGCGCCAGGACTTTCCCGATATGATCCGTTACAACGATGGGAAATGTGACCGGTACGGGAATCTCTGGGTGGGCACGATGGCAGTATCCCAGGATCTGCCCGGCGCCCAGGGCTGCGGGAGCCTTTACTGTATCCGGGATGGAAAGGCCGTGGCAGAGTATCCGGGCTACACCATACCAAATGGCCTGGACTGGAATGAGGACGGAAGTATCTTCTATCATATTGATACGCCGCTGCGCCGGATCGATGCCTATGAGGTGGAAGACCAGATCCATTTAAAAAACCGTCATCCCATCGTGCAGGTTTCAGAAGGAGACGGAAGCCCGGACGGGATGTGTGCAGATGAGAATGGGAACCTCTGGACTGCCATGTGGGGCGGCTCCAAGGTCGTATGCTTTGAGGCGTCTACCGGAAGGAAGCTGGAGGAGGTAGAGGTGCCGGAACCTTATGTGTCCTGCTGTTGTTTTGGCGGCAGGGATGGAACGAGTCTGTTTATCACCACGGCGCGGGCGGAGGACGGGACCGGCGGGCAGATCTACCGGGCAGAGACCGGGATCAGGGGCGGCAGGCGCTACCGGTACGGCATAGAAAAATAA